The Aquitalea magnusonii region CGCCGGCCAGCAAAAACTGGAAGCCCGCTTTGGCCAGCACCTGCACCAGGCCCAGGAGACGAAATGATTCAACTGCACAATATCGACAAGCATTTTGGCAGCCAGCATGTGCTCAAGGATGTCTCGCTGCATGTGCCGCCCGGCCAGGTGACGGCGCTGATCGGCCCGTCCGGCAGCGGCAAGAGCACCCTGCTGCGTTGCATCAATCTGCTGGAAACCCCCAGCGCCGGACAGATTACCCTGGGCGATGCCAGCCTGCAGTTTGGCCATGGCCATGCCCAGCCGGGCCGTCAGGACATGCATCGCCTGCGTCTGCAAACCGGCATGGTATTCCAGAACTTCCAACTGTTTCCGCATCGCACCGCGCTGGAAAACGTAATGGAAGGCCTGCTGGTGGTGAAGAAATGGCCGCGTGCCCAGGCCGAAGCCCGCGCCCGTGAACTGCTGCAACAAGTGGGCATGGCGCACAAGGCGGATGCCTGGCCCGGCACCCTGTCCGGCGGCCAGCAGCAACGGGTGGCCATCGCCCGCGCACTGGCCCAGTCCCCCGGCCTGCTGCTGTGTGACGAACCCACCTCGGCACTGGACCCGGAGCTGGCCAGCGAAGTGGTGGCCGTGCTGCGCCAACTGGCTGCCAACAAGATGACCATGCTGATTGCCACCCACGACCTGCGGCTGGCCGCCACACTGGCCGACACCGTGGTGTTTCTGGAAGATGGCCGCATCGTGGAGCAAGGCAGCAGCCGCCAGTTATTCCTGCACCCGCAAAACCCGCGTACCGCCAGCTATGTGTCCACGCTGAAGGAAGGGCTGCCGGAAGACTGGTAAAACCCTGTTCTGTCAGTCAGCAACACAAAGGCGTCCGCCGTGAGGGGACGCCTTTGTTGCGGCTGACCAAGTGATTTGGTGCGCTTGCACTGGACCCGGCAAAGCCGGGCCTTGCGACTAAAAAGCTGATTCCGCAACCTTCCCGTCTATTCCCTATCCCCCCGCCCTTTCCCTGAAAGCGAGAAGAGCCTGGCTGGCATCAGGACGCCGGGTTCAGAACACCGGCACCACCGCACCCTGATAACGCTGGTCGATGAACTGGCGCACCTCGTCGGTGGACAGCGCCGCCACCAGTTTTTTCAGCGCCGGGCTGCTGCGGTTATCCTCGCGCGACACGATGATGTTGGCGTAAGGAGATTGGCTGCCTTCGCTGAACAGCGCATCACGCTTGGGTTTCAACCCGCCTTGCAACGCGTAATTGGTATTGATCAGCGCAATGTCCACCTGATC contains the following coding sequences:
- a CDS encoding amino acid ABC transporter ATP-binding protein → MIQLHNIDKHFGSQHVLKDVSLHVPPGQVTALIGPSGSGKSTLLRCINLLETPSAGQITLGDASLQFGHGHAQPGRQDMHRLRLQTGMVFQNFQLFPHRTALENVMEGLLVVKKWPRAQAEARARELLQQVGMAHKADAWPGTLSGGQQQRVAIARALAQSPGLLLCDEPTSALDPELASEVVAVLRQLAANKMTMLIATHDLRLAATLADTVVFLEDGRIVEQGSSRQLFLHPQNPRTASYVSTLKEGLPEDW